One Hippoglossus hippoglossus isolate fHipHip1 chromosome 13, fHipHip1.pri, whole genome shotgun sequence genomic window carries:
- the baz1b gene encoding tyrosine-protein kinase BAZ1B isoform X1: MAPLLGRKPYPLAKPLAEPPGPGEEVFIIEHSKEAFRNKDEYEARLERYSERIWTCKSTGSSQLTHKEAWEEEQEVTELLQEEYPQWFERPVLEMVHHNTVSLDKLVEMAWVEILTKYAVDEECDFLVGKDKSLQVKVVKIHPLENPEGEAGEKKLEGACDSPSSDKENASQENQRKEPPPREDDNRRESLSDRARRSPRKLPTAMKEEKKRWVMPKFLPHKYDVKLISEDKVISDVPVDSLYRTERPPTKEIMRYFIRHYALRLGMGESAPWVVEDELVKKFNLPSKFSDFLLDPHKFLAENPSAKRKSLTSPEGKPSKRLKNSDTPGEDSGSEMGEKKRKKKDAMGLPLSPTIWGHMQKIKMNGSPLKVKNSGSPKKGEGKGSAPSTPKSGRKSVDKKEGKKTGKSGDKKLGVLKASKKDGKAGAKTPKMKQMTLLHLAKSTSAGSPKKRVRSTGMGSPKLGKPLHPMALHLLRYFKENKGKDDKKNSLSSLISKAAKTLSPDDRGRLPEELKELVQKRWELLEQKKRWAALSEEEKQEKIKKRREEVKEKLREKAKERREKEMLVRREQSRRYEDQEIEGGKTLPVFKLVDMPEGLPNTLFGDVAMVVDFLNCYAGLLMPDDQYPITAVALMEAVAGERSGFLYLNRVLVVLLQTLLQDELAEGYSELDMPLSEIPLTMHSVSELARLCLRPCDAHGEESGQGSEDSGPMGGFDDVVTSEFLEKLETIEVFELGPEEKVSLLVALCHRILMTYSVEDHVDAMQQRSAELWKERLAMLKEVNDRKKAEKNKRKEMEGKGEKKRDGVLKKEVKKEVKVEPEPEPEPEDMISSVKSRRLMSMQAKKEKEEMDRQNKERMEKEAEEERMRKQRVSVERAFQDGITKARLVMRRAPLGTDRNHNRYWLFSDVVPGLYVEKGWVHESIDYNFTPPPEEKPAEPEVEEEEDGESATTNESQGAEGTEKDDGSIDGAISEGAQQGAAPDVCIETTVPNQGQNLWFICDNAAELEELVESLHCQGVRESELKAKIQNRYQDIIHSIHLTRKGKLGLRTCDGFEELLKYLRSDIQEVASRLHKGGLGYLEDNVDIEEQLKDTESLKDFGECIITIQACVIKKFLQGFMAPKQKKKKRQGGEENSKTEEVDEEKRLAEEARVATAVEKWKTAIREAQSFSRMHLLLGMLDACIKWDMSAENARCKVCRKKGDDEKLILCDECNKAFHLFCLRPALYRIPAGEWRCPACQPTVARRGSRSRNYNQDTDEEEDEEESEEEDSDEDEDDEEENDYKAMGHRLRPRKKNKQSSSRQKHSKSKSKTPPSFSSQSSKHRAGPNSPADIDELVRQSSQSGVRRQALELERCEEILKKLTKFRYSWPFREPVSPDEAEDYLDIISQPMDFQTMLGKFSQGAYRHGNDFLEDIKLVFSNAEEYNQQGSTVLSCMVKTEQSFTELLQKLLPGLSYLRRRSRKRISQAPATSEEEDEEEEEEEEEEEEEEEEEEEEEDEEQEEEPKKKMQNGKSNRKKPRSVRGQRDEESESDEDDDDGRRRSKRSSASSSRKDYREQDSDGERDTRRTRQRGGRGNTGGASSDEDRSSQQRHSKRQKRS; this comes from the exons TGAGTATGAGGCACGCTTGGAGAGGTACAGTGAGCGTATCTGGACATGCAAGAGCACTGGAAGCAGCCAGCTGACGCACAAAGAAGCATGGGAGGAGGAACAAGAAGTCACCGAACT GCTTCAGGAAGAATATCCCCAGTGGTTTGAGAGGCCCGTCCTGGAGATGGTCCACCACAACACTGTGTCTTTAGACAAACTGGTGGAAATGGCCTGGGTTGAAATCCTAACCAAGTATGCTGTGGATGAGGAGTGCGACTTCCTG GTGGGGAAGGACAAAAGTTTGCAAGTGAAGGTGGTGAAGATCCACCCCCTAGAAAACCCGGAGGGTGAGGCAGGGGAGAAGAAGCTTGAAGGTGCCTGCGACTCTCCATCCAGCGACAAGGAGAATGCAAGTCAGGAGAACCAGAGGAAGGAGCCTCCTCCCAGAGAGGACGACAACAGGAGGGAAAGTCTCA GTGACAGAGCCAGACGTTCTCCAAGGAAACTTCCCACTGccatgaaggaggagaagaagaggtggGTTATGCCCAAATTCCTTCCTCACAAGTACGACGTGAAGCTCATCAGTGAGGACAAG GTGATCAGTGATGTACCTGTAGACAGTCTTTACAGAACGGAGCGCCCTCCAACAAAGGAGATCATGCGCTACTTCATCAGGCACTATGCGCTGAGACTGGGCATGGGTGAGAGTGCTCCCTGGGTGGTCGAGGATGAACTGGTGAAAAAGTTTAACCTGCCAAGCAAATTCAGCGACTTTCTTCTTGATCCACACAAG TTTTTAGCAGAAAATCCCTCCGCGAAGCGTAAGAGCTTGACATCTCCAGAGGGTAAACCTAGCAAGAGGCTCAAGAACTCTGATACGCCAGGAGAGGATTCAGGAAGCGAGAtgggagagaagaaaaggaaaaagaaagatgctATGGGCCTGCCCCTTAGTCCCACCATCTGGGGCCACATGCAG aaaataaaaatgaatggcTCACCGCTGAAGGTAAAGAACTCAGGAAGTCCAAAGAAAGGAGAAGGCAAGGGCTCTGCGCCCTCTACTCCCAAATCAGGCAGAAAGTCTGTGGacaagaaagaaggaaagaaaaccGGAAAGAGCGGAGATAAGAAGCTCGGTGTTCTCAAAGCTTCTAAAAAGGACGGCAAAGCTGGTGCCAAGACACCGAAGATGAAACAAATGACTCTGCTGCATCTGGCTAAGAGCACCTCTGCAGGGAGCCCGAAGAAGAGGGTCCGAAGCACTGGCATGGGTTCACCTAAACTGGGGAAGCCACTGCATCCCATggctctccacctcctccgctACTTTAAAGAGAATAAGGgaaaagatgacaaaaaaaattccctctcctctctcatctccaaGGCTGCAAAGACCTTATCCCCAGATGATCGCGGCCGTCTCCCGGAGGAGCTCAAGGAGCTCGTGCAGAAACGCTGGGAGCTTCTGGAGCAAAAGAAACGCTGGGCAGCCTTGAGCGAAgaggaaaagcaggaaaagaTAAAGAAGCGGCGCGAAGAAGTCAAAGAGAAACTGCGGGAAAAGGCTAAGGAGAGACGGGAGAAGGAGATGTTGGTCCGCCGCGAGCAATCACGTCGATATGAGGACCAGGAGATTGAAGGCGGCAAAACCCTGCCGGTGTTCAAGCTTGTAGACATGCCGGAGGGTTTGCCCAACACCTTGTTTGGGGATGTTGCCATGGTCGTGGACTTCCTCAACTGCTATGCAGGGCTGCTGATGCCGGACGATCAGTATCCCATCACAGCAGTGGCTCTGATGGAAGCGGTGGCTGGGGAGCGGTCCGGCTTCCTCTACCTGAACCGTGTGCTCGTAGTGCTGCTCCAAACGCTGCTGCAGGATGAGCTGGCAGAGGGCTACAGCGAGCTGGATATGCCCTTATCTGAGATCCCTCTCACCATGCACTCTGTGTCTGAGCTGGCAAGGTTGTGTCTGCGCCCCTGTGATGCTCATGGTGAGGAAAGTGGCCAGGGCTCCGAGGACTCAGGGCCCATGGGGGGTTTTGATGATGTGGTGACAAGCGAGTTCCTGGAGAAGCTTGAGACTATCGAGGTGTTTGAGCTGGGCCCCGAAGAGAAGGTCAGCCTGCTGGTGGCACTTTGCCACCGCATCCTCATGACCTACTCGGTGGAAGACCATGTTGACGCAATGCAGCAGCGGTCGGCTGAGCTGTGGAAGGAGCGTCTGGCCATGCTGAAGGAGGTCAATGATCGCAAGaaggctgagaaaaacaagCGGAAGGAGATGGAGGGCAAAG gtgagaagaaaagagatggTGTTCTTAAGAAGGAGGTCAAAAAGGAGGTAAAGGTGGAGCcggagccagagccagagccagaggacatgatcagctcagtgaagagcCGGCGACTGATGTCTATGCAGGccaagaaggagaaggaggagatggacaggCAGAACAAAG AGCGCATGGAGAAGGAAGCTGAAGAGGAGCGCATGCGTAAACAGAGGGTTTCTGTAGAGAGAGCCTTCCAGGATGGAATCACCAAAGCCAGACTCGTCATGCGCAGGGCGCCACTGGGCACAGACAGAAATCATAACAG ataCTGGCTTTTCTCAGATGTGGTTCCTGGTCTCTACGTTGAGAAAGGCTGGGTGCACGAAAGCATTGACTACAACTTCACCCCTCCGCCTGAAGAAAAACCAGCTGAGCctgaggtggaagaggaggaggatggcgaGTCAGCCACTACTAATGAATCACAAG gAGCGGAAGGAACTGAAAAGGATGATGGCAGCATAGATGGTGCTATTAGTGAAGGAgcccagcagggggcagcaccTGACGTCTGTATAGAAACCACTGTTCCCAATCAGGGACAGAATCTCTG gTTCATATGTGACAACGCAGCTGAGCTTGAGGAGCTGGTGGAAAGTCTTCATTGTCAGGGGGTCAGAGAAAGCGAACTGAAGGCAAAGATACAAAACAG GTATCAAGACATCATCCACTCCATCCATTTGACCCGCAAGGGCAAACTGGGCCTCAGGACTTGTGATGGCTTCGAAGAGCTGCTGAAATACCTGCGCAGCGACATCCAGGAGGTGGCTTCACGGCTCCATAAGGGAGGTCTGGGATACTTGGAAGACAACGTAGACATCGAAGAACAG TTGAAAGACACAGAAAGCTTGAAAGACTTTGGCGAGTGCATCATCACCATCCAGGCCTGTGTAATCAAAAAGTTCCTGCAGGGATTCATGGCCCCcaagcagaaaaagaagaaaaggcaaGGAGGCGAAGAAAACAGCAAGACTGAAGAGGTGGATGAGGAGAAGAGACTGGCAGAGGAGGCCAGG GTAGCCACGGCGGTAGAGAAGTGGAAGACGGCGATCCGAGAGGCCCAGAGCTTTTCCCGCATGCACTTGCTCCTGGGAATGTTGGACGCTTGCATCAAGTGGGACATGTCTGCTGAGAACGCTCGCTGCAAAGTCTGTCGCAAGAAAG GTGACGATGAGAAACTCATCCTCTGTGATGAGTGTAACAAGGCCTTCCACCTGTTCTGCCTGCGACCGGCACTCTACCGAATCCCTGCTGGAGAATGGCGGTGTCCTGCCTGCCAGCCCACTGTGGCCAGACGAGGCTCTCGTTCAAG GAACTATAAccaagacacagatgaagaagaggatgaggaggagtcTGAAGAGGAGGACTCTGACGAAGATGAagatgacgaggaggagaatGATTACAAAGCCATGGGTCACCGCT TGAGACCAAGGAAGAAAAATAAGCAGTCCTCATCTCGACAGAAGCATTCAAAGAGCAAATCCAAGACACCGCCGTCTTTTAGTAGTCAGAGCAGCAAACATAGGGCTGGTCCCAACAGCCCTGCAGACATCGACGAACTG GTGCGACAGAGTTCCCAGTCAGGCGTGCGGAGGCAGGCGCTGGAGCTGGAGAGGTGCGAGGAAATCCTCAAGAAACTGACTAAATTCCGCTACAGCTGGCCTTTCAG AGAGCCTGTGTCCCCGGATGAGGCAGAGGACTACTTGGACATCATCTCCCAGCCCATGGATTTCCAGACGATGCTGGGAAAGTTCAGCCAAGGGGCATATCGTCACGGCAATGACTTCCTGGAAGACATAAAACTGGTCTTCTCCAACGCAGAAGAGTACAACCAGCAGGGCAGCACCGTGCTCTCCTGTATGGTCAAGACGGAGCAGAGCTTCACAGAGCTGCTCCAAAAGCTGCTGCCGGGTCTCAGCTACCTCCGCCGCCGCTCGCGCAAACGCATCAGCCAAGCTCCTGCTACATCcgaagaagaagacgaggaggaagaagaagaagaggaggaggaggaggaggaggaagaagaagaagaagaagaagaggatgaagagcaggaagaggagccAAAGAAGAAGATGCAGAACGGCAAATCAAACAGGAAGAAGCCCAGAAGCGTTCGAGGACAGAGGGATGAGGAAAGCGAGAGCGATGAGGACGATGACGATGGCAGGAGGAGAAGTAAGCGGTCCTCTGCCTCCTCAAGCAGGAAGGATTACAGGGAGCAGGACAGCGATGGCGAGCGGGACACACGGAGAACTCGTCAGCGGGGGGGCCGGGGCAACACTGGTGGGGCGAGCAGCGACGAGGACCGGTCCAGCCAGCAGCGACATTCCAAAAGGCAGAAACGCTCGTGA